A stretch of Clostridium formicaceticum DNA encodes these proteins:
- the ilvD gene encoding dihydroxy-acid dehydratase, producing MLKSQKMRSIAVEMDALKMGMGWTADDLEKPQVFLQSTWGDSHPGSVHLNKLIFAAEKKLNLLGAKAAKYTTTDICDGIAQGHDGMNYSLLSREVIANMIEVQATATPFDGGLFICSCDKGVPAHLKAVARINMPSIVVPGGVMKAGPNMLTLEQIGTYSALLKRGEITEEDFKEKQHTACPTCGACAFMGTAATMQVMAEALGLALPGSALMPATVEEMQEVAKEAAAQLLEIIKQDIKPSDILTTKAFENAIMVHAAIAGSTNTLLHLPTVAHEVNMDLDPMLFDAIHRKIPYLVNIRPSGTFPAEYFWYAGGLPAVMEEIKEFLHLDVMTITGKTLGENLQNLRKSGFFERSEKYLEGLGLKRQEIIRSIDNPIQKEGAVAVLKGNLAPEGAVVKHSAVAKEMLEATLIARPFDCEEKAFEAVVNKTIKPGDAVFIRYEGPKGSGMPEMFYTTEAIASDPELVSSVALITDGRYSGATRGPAIGHVSPEAVEGGPIAFVEEGDLIKIDIPNRVLEIVGVQGEEKSKEEIKAILAERKKHWKKPMMKKKTGILGIYSKLAVSPMKGAYME from the coding sequence ATGCTAAAAAGTCAGAAGATGAGAAGTATTGCAGTAGAAATGGATGCCCTCAAAATGGGAATGGGTTGGACTGCTGATGACTTGGAAAAGCCACAGGTTTTTCTTCAAAGCACTTGGGGAGACAGCCATCCAGGGAGCGTCCATTTAAATAAGTTGATTTTTGCTGCAGAGAAAAAGTTAAATTTATTGGGGGCAAAGGCTGCGAAATATACAACAACAGATATTTGTGACGGCATTGCTCAAGGTCACGATGGCATGAATTATTCATTGCTTTCGAGAGAAGTGATCGCTAATATGATCGAAGTACAGGCTACTGCCACCCCTTTTGACGGAGGACTATTTATATGTAGTTGTGATAAAGGGGTACCTGCCCACTTAAAGGCAGTGGCACGTATTAATATGCCTTCAATCGTTGTACCTGGTGGGGTAATGAAGGCAGGCCCGAACATGCTGACACTAGAGCAAATAGGAACCTATAGCGCTTTATTGAAACGGGGAGAAATCACAGAAGAGGATTTCAAAGAAAAGCAGCATACAGCTTGTCCCACCTGTGGTGCATGTGCCTTCATGGGAACCGCTGCCACGATGCAAGTAATGGCTGAAGCATTAGGTTTGGCTTTACCTGGTAGTGCTTTGATGCCGGCTACAGTGGAAGAAATGCAGGAAGTTGCTAAGGAGGCAGCTGCCCAGTTACTGGAGATTATAAAGCAGGATATAAAACCATCTGATATTTTAACCACCAAAGCCTTTGAGAATGCTATCATGGTGCATGCAGCTATTGCTGGATCTACAAATACCCTGCTTCATCTGCCAACAGTAGCGCATGAGGTAAATATGGATTTGGATCCAATGTTATTTGATGCTATTCATAGAAAAATTCCTTATCTAGTGAATATTCGTCCCAGTGGTACTTTCCCAGCGGAATATTTCTGGTATGCGGGAGGATTACCTGCAGTGATGGAGGAAATTAAAGAATTTTTACACTTAGATGTGATGACGATAACAGGCAAAACATTAGGAGAAAATCTACAGAATTTAAGGAAAAGCGGCTTCTTTGAAAGAAGTGAAAAGTACTTAGAGGGTCTCGGTTTAAAAAGGCAAGAGATTATTAGATCTATAGATAATCCAATCCAAAAAGAGGGTGCTGTGGCAGTATTAAAAGGAAACTTAGCCCCTGAAGGAGCAGTAGTAAAGCATTCAGCCGTAGCAAAGGAAATGCTAGAGGCGACATTGATTGCTAGGCCCTTTGATTGCGAGGAGAAGGCCTTTGAAGCGGTGGTAAACAAGACGATTAAACCTGGTGATGCAGTTTTTATTCGATATGAAGGGCCTAAGGGTTCTGGCATGCCAGAAATGTTTTATACTACGGAAGCTATTGCATCAGATCCTGAGTTGGTTTCTTCTGTTGCCTTGATCACCGATGGTAGATATTCTGGCGCTACCAGAGGGCCTGCTATTGGACATGTTTCTCCAGAAGCTGTTGAAGGAGGACCTATAGCATTTGTGGAGGAGGGGGATTTAATAAAAATTGATATTCCTAATAGAGTATTAGAAATTGTTGGGGTGCAGGGAGAAGAAAAAAGCAAAGAAGAGATAAAAGCAATACTGGCTGAAAGAAAAAAACATTGGAAAAAGCCAATGATGAAGAAAAAAACCGGAATATTAGGAATTTATAGTAAGTTAGCTGTTTCTCCAATGAAGGGAGCATATATGGAATAA
- the dgoD gene encoding galactonate dehydratase, with amino-acid sequence MKITKFELFQVPPRWLFLKIETDEGIIGWGEPVVEGRAHTVKAAVEELSEYLIGKDPLKIEDHWQVLYRAGFYRGGPILMSAISGIDQALWDIKGKFYNAPVYDLLGGACRDKIKVYSWIGGDRPSDVAQAALEKKQQGFTAIKMNGTEELQYIDSYDKIDAVVERVAAIRKVVGKNFGIGVDFHGRVHKPMAKVLAKALEPYQLMFIEEPVLSENLEALKEIAMHTSTPIATGERMFSRWDFKHILSEGYVDIIQPDLSHAGGITECRKIATMAEAYDVALAPHCPLGPIALASCLQVDACSYNAFIQEQSLGIHYNQGNDILDYLKDKTVFKYEKGYVEMPKGPGLGIEIDEAKVRQAAKEGHNWKNPVWRHEDGSVAEW; translated from the coding sequence ATGAAGATAACAAAGTTTGAGTTGTTTCAAGTCCCACCAAGATGGCTGTTTCTAAAAATAGAAACAGATGAAGGGATCATCGGTTGGGGTGAGCCTGTTGTAGAAGGTAGAGCCCATACAGTAAAGGCTGCGGTGGAGGAACTAAGTGAGTACCTTATAGGTAAGGACCCTCTAAAAATAGAGGACCATTGGCAGGTTTTATATAGAGCCGGTTTTTATAGAGGCGGTCCTATCTTGATGAGTGCCATCTCTGGTATTGATCAAGCCCTATGGGATATAAAAGGAAAATTTTATAATGCCCCTGTTTACGATTTGCTGGGAGGCGCTTGTAGGGATAAGATTAAAGTTTATTCTTGGATCGGTGGAGATCGACCTAGCGATGTGGCTCAAGCTGCTCTTGAAAAAAAACAGCAAGGTTTTACTGCTATTAAAATGAATGGCACGGAAGAACTCCAGTATATTGATTCTTACGATAAAATAGATGCCGTTGTGGAGAGAGTGGCTGCCATTAGAAAAGTAGTAGGTAAAAATTTTGGTATTGGTGTAGATTTTCATGGGAGGGTTCATAAACCGATGGCAAAGGTATTGGCTAAGGCATTAGAGCCTTATCAACTGATGTTTATTGAAGAGCCAGTACTATCGGAAAACCTGGAGGCATTAAAAGAAATAGCCATGCATACTTCTACCCCTATCGCTACTGGAGAGAGGATGTTTAGTCGTTGGGACTTTAAACATATCTTATCCGAAGGGTATGTAGATATTATACAGCCGGATCTTTCTCATGCAGGTGGTATTACGGAATGTAGAAAAATAGCTACAATGGCAGAGGCCTATGATGTTGCTTTAGCGCCCCATTGTCCATTAGGGCCTATCGCCTTAGCTTCATGTCTTCAAGTAGATGCCTGCAGTTATAATGCTTTTATTCAAGAACAGAGTTTAGGTATTCATTATAATCAAGGAAATGATATACTAGACTACTTGAAGGATAAAACTGTATTTAAATATGAGAAGGGTTATGTAGAGATGCCAAAGGGGCCGGGGTTAGGTATAGAAATTGATGAAGCAAAGGTGAGGCAAGCAGCTAAGGAAGGCCATAACTGGAAAAATCCTGTTTGGAGACACGAAGACGGCAGTGTTGCCGAGTGGTAA
- a CDS encoding HpcH/HpaI aldolase family protein: protein MGNLIQQKLTQGQSVVGPFMKLPSTAVVEIMGLAGFDYIIIDCEHGPLNILQAEEMVRAAELTGISSVIRVADKDPVMISRALDIGATAVQVPQICCKKDAEDVVKAAKFAPLGERGVCRYVRAAKYTAIDKQEYFKKANKETMVIIHIEGEEGVNNIDEILSVEGIDVIFLGPYDLSQSLGVPGEVENLKVIEKMKEVAKKAKEKNVAVGTFVDHADAAAKWMALGVQYISYSVDVGILYEKCREVVKQIKIE, encoded by the coding sequence ATGGGTAATTTAATACAACAAAAACTAACCCAAGGGCAGTCTGTAGTGGGACCCTTTATGAAGCTGCCAAGTACAGCGGTGGTGGAAATCATGGGACTAGCTGGTTTTGACTATATTATAATCGATTGTGAGCATGGACCTTTAAATATTCTTCAGGCGGAGGAAATGGTTAGAGCTGCCGAGCTGACGGGCATATCATCAGTGATCAGGGTTGCTGATAAAGATCCAGTGATGATCTCAAGAGCTTTAGATATAGGGGCAACAGCTGTACAGGTTCCTCAAATATGCTGCAAAAAGGATGCAGAGGATGTAGTAAAGGCGGCAAAGTTTGCCCCCTTAGGAGAAAGAGGGGTTTGTCGATATGTAAGGGCAGCAAAATATACCGCTATAGATAAACAAGAATACTTTAAAAAGGCAAATAAAGAGACAATGGTAATTATTCATATTGAGGGGGAAGAAGGGGTAAATAATATCGATGAAATTTTAAGTGTAGAAGGCATCGATGTTATCTTTTTGGGACCCTACGATTTATCACAATCTCTAGGGGTGCCAGGTGAAGTAGAAAATCTTAAAGTAATTGAAAAAATGAAGGAAGTAGCTAAAAAGGCCAAGGAAAAAAATGTAGCTGTGGGAACTTTTGTTGATCATGCAGATGCGGCGGCTAAATGGATGGCATTAGGGGTTCAGTATATCTCTTATTCTGTAGATGTAGGTATTCTTTATGAAAAGTGCAGAGAGGTAGTAAAGCAGATTAAGATAGAATAA
- a CDS encoding transporter associated domain-containing protein: MKAHDFKKYLTKSVMNLEVILALGLTIGIVIGLVDIVKYIAYIMHTDIGHTYEVFKKFLGFTLLLVVGIELVLMLLSHSTSAILELILFAIARKMLIYSETMLDLVLGTVAIAGVFAIRKYLMTNKQFVNEEGRVISAGEYIHDINFDTGLRIPENKGNTIGGLVCNLSEESATPVEEGAEYETGNIKIKIVKMKDGLIEKVLLKETKKDKEDKELEKHRG, encoded by the coding sequence GTGAAAGCTCATGATTTTAAGAAGTACCTTACAAAAAGCGTTATGAATTTAGAAGTGATTTTAGCACTAGGTTTAACAATTGGTATTGTTATTGGCTTGGTAGATATCGTGAAGTATATAGCCTATATAATGCACACGGATATTGGTCATACTTACGAAGTCTTTAAAAAGTTTCTTGGTTTTACACTACTGTTGGTGGTAGGTATAGAACTGGTACTCATGTTATTATCCCATTCTACAAGCGCTATTCTAGAACTGATTTTATTTGCTATCGCAAGAAAAATGTTAATCTATAGTGAAACGATGTTGGATTTAGTCTTAGGAACAGTTGCTATAGCAGGGGTATTTGCGATACGAAAGTACTTGATGACAAACAAACAATTTGTGAATGAAGAAGGACGAGTGATTTCAGCTGGTGAATACATTCATGATATTAACTTTGATACAGGCCTTCGTATACCTGAAAACAAAGGAAATACCATCGGTGGCTTAGTATGCAACCTATCGGAGGAAAGCGCAACACCGGTTGAAGAGGGAGCAGAATATGAAACCGGCAATATTAAAATAAAGATTGTAAAGATGAAGGATGGCCTAATAGAAAAAGTGCTATTAAAAGAAACCAAGAAGGACAAGGAAGACAAGGAATTAGAAAAACATCGAGGATAA
- a CDS encoding YtxH domain-containing protein: protein MNLKNAQKKVKELRLLLDPKAAAKAKKEERKRVMKKGLALGTFFGGLAGIFLAPDSGENTRRKTKEELEKIKENLQTNITEGKEKLGVNFEEGKEKIVELYEDKKEVISQTFSTLKEKIKPHIEPNIVEEEELDIEEEDELAKEEA, encoded by the coding sequence ATGAACTTAAAAAATGCACAAAAGAAAGTAAAAGAGTTAAGATTACTTCTAGATCCTAAAGCAGCAGCTAAGGCAAAAAAAGAAGAAAGAAAAAGAGTGATGAAAAAGGGGCTGGCATTGGGGACATTTTTTGGAGGACTAGCTGGCATATTCTTGGCACCAGATAGTGGAGAAAATACTAGAAGAAAGACCAAGGAAGAACTAGAAAAAATAAAGGAAAACCTGCAGACCAATATTACAGAAGGAAAAGAAAAGCTAGGAGTGAACTTTGAGGAGGGCAAAGAAAAAATCGTTGAACTTTATGAAGATAAAAAAGAAGTAATTAGTCAAACATTTTCCACATTGAAGGAAAAAATAAAACCTCATATTGAACCTAATATAGTGGAGGAAGAAGAACTAGACATAGAGGAAGAAGATGAGCTAGCAAAAGAAGAAGCATAA
- the argC gene encoding N-acetyl-gamma-glutamyl-phosphate reductase, whose protein sequence is MIKVGILGATGYVGAELTRLLSQHSEVEVMFLDSRSYASMAYSKVYSNFKNIVEDQCTSVNLEEDLENIDVLFCALPHGLSQKAVKKIMEKGKKVVDLSADFRIKSVATYEKWYGVEHEAVEALEKAVYGLSEVYGHEIAEADLVANPGCYPTSVLLPLYPLLKEKIISPDAVIIDAKSGVSGAGRTPGDGNLFAQCNENLKAYGIGTHRHTPEIEQELSIAAGEEITVQFTPHLIPMTRGILSTIYAPNKKAVNQQEIKEVYKAYYHHQPFIRLLEDNEYPQTKGVYASNYCDIGLKIDPRTNNIIIVSAIDNLVKGAAGQAVQNMNLMFGLPQEKGLQQPPIWP, encoded by the coding sequence ATGATTAAGGTTGGAATTTTAGGGGCAACTGGATACGTTGGAGCTGAATTGACTAGGTTGCTTTCACAACATTCAGAGGTAGAGGTCATGTTTCTAGATTCTAGAAGCTATGCTTCTATGGCCTATAGTAAGGTTTATAGTAATTTCAAGAATATCGTAGAAGACCAGTGTACTTCTGTCAATTTAGAAGAGGATTTAGAGAATATAGATGTATTATTTTGTGCATTACCTCACGGATTGAGTCAAAAAGCAGTAAAAAAAATTATGGAGAAGGGAAAAAAGGTTGTAGATCTTTCAGCAGATTTTCGAATAAAAAGCGTTGCAACCTATGAAAAGTGGTACGGGGTAGAACATGAAGCAGTAGAGGCGCTGGAAAAAGCGGTATACGGATTAAGTGAAGTATATGGTCATGAAATTGCTGAAGCCGATTTGGTGGCAAACCCAGGATGTTATCCTACCAGTGTTTTACTTCCTTTATATCCTCTGCTAAAGGAAAAAATAATTTCTCCAGATGCTGTCATCATCGACGCAAAGTCTGGTGTTTCAGGAGCAGGTCGGACGCCTGGAGATGGGAATCTGTTTGCACAATGCAACGAAAACTTAAAGGCTTATGGTATAGGTACCCATCGTCATACTCCTGAAATAGAACAAGAGTTATCTATAGCGGCGGGTGAAGAGATTACAGTACAATTTACACCTCATCTGATTCCTATGACCAGGGGAATTTTAAGTACGATTTATGCACCAAATAAAAAGGCAGTGAACCAACAAGAAATAAAAGAGGTCTACAAAGCTTATTATCATCACCAGCCTTTTATAAGGTTACTAGAGGATAATGAATATCCTCAAACAAAAGGTGTTTATGCTTCTAACTATTGTGATATTGGTTTGAAAATAGATCCTAGAACCAATAATATCATTATTGTAAGCGCAATAGATAATTTAGTAAAAGGAGCTGCCGGGCAAGCGGTTCAAAATATGAATCTCATGTTTGGATTACCGCAGGAAAAAGGATTGCAACAGCCGCCTATATGGCCATAA
- the argJ gene encoding bifunctional glutamate N-acetyltransferase/amino-acid acetyltransferase ArgJ, which produces MTVKKFEVFNGDITSPKGFQASGVHIGIKKKKKDMTLIASDVLAEAAGVFTTNKVCAAPVLVSKENIKSGKIQAIIVNSGNANACTGEEGYQNALKITKVTAEALHIDPADVVVASTGIIGVPLPMDIVVSGIKKAAKALSPKGGEAAAEAILTTDTIEKKIAVEVEIDSKKVTIGGIAKGSGMIHPNMATMLSFITTDAKIKGDFLQQLLKTTSDKTYNMITVDGDTSTNDMVCVMANGMANNEALSQEHPEVEKFIEAFHYVNEYLAKKIVQDGEGATKFIEVEVINSRSFKEAQTVAKSILSSNLVKTAFFGEDGNWGRILCSIGYSGVEFEVDEIEVFLGNKEKMIKIVENGQGTGFSEEAMEKLLKSKKLKIMVDLKTGKENAKGWGCDLSYDYVKINGAYRT; this is translated from the coding sequence ATGACAGTGAAAAAATTTGAAGTATTCAATGGAGATATTACTTCACCGAAGGGCTTTCAAGCTAGTGGAGTGCATATAGGGATTAAGAAGAAAAAAAAGGATATGACACTAATTGCTAGTGATGTTTTAGCAGAAGCAGCAGGTGTTTTTACCACCAATAAAGTTTGTGCAGCACCAGTATTGGTTTCAAAGGAAAATATAAAATCGGGAAAAATACAAGCAATTATTGTAAACAGCGGTAATGCCAACGCTTGTACCGGGGAAGAAGGCTATCAAAATGCCTTGAAAATCACAAAGGTTACAGCAGAAGCACTGCATATAGACCCTGCGGATGTTGTAGTCGCTTCTACTGGAATTATTGGTGTTCCTTTGCCAATGGATATAGTAGTATCAGGGATTAAGAAGGCAGCAAAAGCTTTAAGTCCTAAGGGAGGAGAAGCAGCGGCAGAGGCAATCCTTACTACGGATACGATAGAAAAGAAGATCGCAGTAGAGGTGGAAATAGACAGTAAAAAAGTGACAATAGGTGGTATTGCTAAGGGCTCAGGCATGATTCATCCTAATATGGCGACCATGCTATCCTTTATAACCACAGATGCAAAAATAAAAGGAGACTTTTTACAACAGCTTCTGAAAACAACATCAGACAAGACCTATAATATGATTACAGTAGATGGTGATACCAGCACAAATGATATGGTTTGTGTCATGGCTAATGGGATGGCAAACAATGAAGCATTAAGTCAGGAGCATCCTGAGGTAGAAAAGTTTATAGAAGCTTTTCATTATGTAAATGAGTACTTAGCAAAAAAGATTGTGCAGGATGGAGAAGGTGCTACAAAGTTTATAGAAGTGGAAGTTATTAACAGTAGATCCTTTAAGGAAGCTCAGACAGTGGCAAAGAGCATTTTAAGCTCCAACCTAGTAAAAACCGCTTTCTTCGGTGAAGATGGTAACTGGGGAAGAATTTTATGCAGTATAGGTTACTCAGGTGTAGAATTTGAAGTAGATGAGATAGAGGTTTTCCTAGGGAATAAAGAAAAAATGATAAAAATTGTAGAAAACGGACAAGGAACCGGCTTTAGTGAAGAAGCAATGGAAAAGCTTTTAAAGAGCAAAAAGTTAAAAATTATGGTTGATCTAAAAACAGGAAAAGAAAATGCAAAGGGCTGGGGCTGTGATTTATCCTACGACTATGTAAAGATCAACGGAGCTTATAGAACTTAG
- the argB gene encoding acetylglutamate kinase codes for MKLSPCQKADILIESLPYIKAFHNQTVVIKYGGNAMINNELKQTVIKDIVLMKYVGMNPVVVHGGGPEITEMMQKLGKEPQFIEGLRVTDQETMDITEMILLGKINRQIVSLINGHGVKAIGISGKDGNMILSKQKDPKLGLVGEIEEIDTSLIHTITDNGYVPVISPIGCGSQGETYNINADEVAGRLAAALGAKKLILITDVKGVMRDQNDSSSIISHIKTKEIRRYIESEIISGGMIPKVQCCFDAVTHGVERAHIIDGRKPHSILLEIFTNEGIGTMITN; via the coding sequence ATGAAGTTATCGCCATGTCAGAAAGCAGATATTTTAATAGAGAGCTTACCATATATTAAAGCCTTTCATAATCAAACAGTTGTTATAAAATACGGTGGCAATGCCATGATTAACAATGAATTAAAACAAACAGTAATAAAGGATATAGTACTAATGAAATATGTAGGTATGAATCCGGTAGTTGTTCACGGGGGCGGTCCTGAAATTACTGAGATGATGCAAAAACTTGGAAAAGAACCTCAGTTTATAGAGGGTCTTAGGGTAACAGACCAAGAGACGATGGATATTACGGAAATGATCCTATTAGGAAAGATTAATCGCCAGATTGTCTCTTTAATTAATGGTCATGGTGTAAAGGCCATAGGTATCAGTGGAAAAGATGGAAACATGATTTTATCTAAACAAAAAGATCCTAAACTAGGTTTGGTGGGAGAAATAGAAGAAATTGATACCAGTTTAATACACACAATAACAGATAATGGTTACGTCCCTGTAATTTCCCCGATAGGCTGTGGAAGTCAAGGAGAAACCTATAATATTAATGCTGATGAGGTGGCGGGGAGGTTAGCAGCGGCCCTAGGGGCAAAAAAGCTAATACTAATTACGGATGTAAAAGGGGTAATGAGAGATCAGAATGATTCCTCCTCCATCATATCCCATATCAAAACAAAGGAAATAAGAAGATACATTGAAAGTGAAATTATAAGCGGCGGCATGATACCAAAGGTGCAATGTTGTTTTGATGCAGTAACCCATGGTGTAGAAAGAGCACATATCATCGATGGAAGAAAACCTCATTCTATTTTATTGGAGATATTTACAAACGAGGGAATTGGAACGATGATTACAAACTAA
- a CDS encoding aspartate aminotransferase family protein, protein MIETIVQEGNQYIMNTYKRVPVAFVEGKDCYLTDTQGQKYLDMIGGLGACGLGHNHPVVTKAIQKQAEKLIHVSNIYWIEEQVELAKLLVENSFGDKAFFCNSGAEANEAAIKLARKYAYKKYGENRNEIIAMTSSFHGRTLGTLSVTHNKKYQEGYGPIPTGFKFANFNDINSLKSMINENTCGVIMEPIQGEGGVTAAEMAFIKEVKALCQEKDIVLIFDEVQCGIARTGKLFAHENYGVEPDIMTLAKALGSGVPIGAIIAKDKLAEAFSPGDHGTTFGGNPLASAVALATMKFMIEEKLWEKVEAKGKYFAEKLEEFVAKYPWAKKVKGKGLMVGLELEIEGAPIVEKAFKEGLLMNCTAGKVLRFLPPLIVGEQEIQKTVDILGKIFHEVGEEQ, encoded by the coding sequence ATGATAGAAACAATTGTTCAAGAGGGAAATCAATATATAATGAATACCTATAAGCGTGTACCAGTAGCCTTTGTGGAGGGAAAGGATTGTTATTTAACAGATACACAAGGACAAAAATATTTAGATATGATCGGTGGACTAGGCGCCTGCGGCCTAGGCCACAACCACCCTGTAGTGACAAAGGCAATTCAGAAACAGGCAGAAAAACTGATCCATGTATCGAATATTTACTGGATTGAGGAACAAGTAGAACTAGCAAAGCTTCTAGTAGAAAATTCCTTTGGCGATAAGGCATTTTTCTGCAACAGTGGTGCAGAGGCCAATGAAGCTGCTATTAAACTAGCTAGAAAATATGCCTATAAGAAATATGGAGAAAATAGAAACGAGATTATCGCCATGACATCTTCTTTTCATGGAAGAACCCTTGGAACATTAAGTGTTACCCATAATAAAAAATACCAAGAGGGTTATGGACCGATACCAACGGGTTTTAAATTTGCAAACTTTAACGATATAAATTCTCTGAAAAGTATGATTAATGAAAATACTTGTGGCGTTATCATGGAACCTATTCAGGGTGAGGGTGGTGTTACTGCTGCTGAGATGGCTTTTATCAAGGAAGTAAAGGCATTATGCCAGGAAAAAGACATTGTATTAATCTTTGATGAAGTGCAGTGTGGCATAGCAAGAACCGGAAAATTATTTGCCCATGAAAACTATGGGGTTGAACCGGACATTATGACTTTAGCAAAAGCTTTAGGCAGCGGTGTTCCTATTGGAGCAATCATAGCAAAGGATAAGCTGGCAGAAGCCTTTAGCCCAGGAGATCATGGTACTACTTTTGGAGGAAATCCTTTGGCCAGTGCAGTTGCTTTAGCAACCATGAAGTTCATGATAGAAGAAAAACTTTGGGAAAAGGTAGAAGCTAAAGGAAAGTATTTTGCTGAAAAACTAGAGGAATTTGTAGCAAAATACCCTTGGGCAAAGAAAGTAAAAGGTAAGGGCCTTATGGTAGGATTAGAATTAGAAATAGAAGGGGCGCCTATTGTAGAGAAGGCTTTTAAAGAAGGGCTTTTAATGAACTGTACTGCCGGCAAGGTTTTACGTTTCCTTCCGCCGCTTATTGTAGGAGAGCAGGAGATTCAAAAAACTGTAGATATATTAGGTAAGATTTTCCATGAAGTGGGGGAAGAGCAATGA
- the carA gene encoding glutamine-hydrolyzing carbamoyl-phosphate synthase small subunit, with protein sequence MKGYLVLEDGMVFEGEVFGSTQEETGEVVFNTSMAGYQEIFTDNSYNGQILVMTYPMIGNYGINSEDIESSKPTIKGLVVRELCKNPSNWKSENCLDDYLKYHNIMGIEGVDTRKLVKHLREKGTMKGIITISLDHEQELIEKMQEVDITTKNYTIDVSTEKPYVLAGKGPKIALLDFGVKLNILRILKSYDCHITVLPYQTKAEEIMKLGADGIFLSNGPGNPQTLMPVVENIKKLLHHKPIFGICMGHQLLSLAFGADTYKLKYGHRGGNHPVKDLMTNKVYITSQNHGYVVDEKTVNQKELIITHRNLNDGTVEGIQHKYLPVFSVQYHPEASPGPMESKYLFQQFVYNVQHSKKAV encoded by the coding sequence ATGAAAGGATATTTGGTCTTAGAAGACGGCATGGTATTTGAAGGTGAAGTTTTCGGAAGTACTCAAGAAGAAACAGGAGAAGTGGTTTTTAATACTTCGATGGCGGGCTACCAAGAAATTTTCACTGATAATTCCTACAATGGACAAATACTGGTGATGACTTATCCTATGATTGGCAATTATGGCATCAATAGTGAAGATATAGAGTCAAGCAAGCCGACCATCAAAGGCCTGGTTGTTAGAGAATTGTGTAAAAACCCTAGCAATTGGAAGAGTGAGAATTGCCTAGATGACTACTTAAAATACCATAATATTATGGGCATTGAAGGGGTAGATACACGAAAATTAGTAAAGCATTTAAGGGAAAAAGGGACGATGAAGGGGATTATTACAATAAGTTTAGATCATGAGCAAGAGCTAATAGAAAAGATGCAGGAAGTGGATATTACAACTAAGAATTATACGATAGATGTATCCACTGAAAAGCCCTATGTGTTGGCGGGTAAAGGTCCTAAAATAGCTTTATTGGATTTTGGTGTAAAACTAAATATTCTTAGAATCTTAAAGTCCTATGACTGCCATATTACTGTATTGCCTTATCAAACAAAGGCAGAGGAGATTATGAAACTAGGAGCAGATGGTATCTTTTTATCTAATGGCCCGGGAAATCCTCAAACTTTGATGCCGGTAGTAGAGAATATTAAAAAGCTTCTTCACCATAAGCCGATATTTGGTATATGTATGGGACATCAGCTGCTATCACTGGCTTTTGGAGCAGACACGTATAAATTAAAATACGGTCATAGGGGAGGTAATCATCCTGTTAAGGATTTGATGACGAATAAGGTTTATATCACTTCTCAAAACCATGGCTATGTTGTAGATGAAAAAACTGTGAATCAAAAAGAATTAATCATTACCCATAGAAATCTAAATGATGGTACGGTAGAGGGCATTCAGCATAAATACTTGCCAGTATTCAGTGTGCAATATCACCCTGAGGCTTCACCAGGGCCTATGGAATCTAAATATTTATTTCAACAGTTTGTATACAATGTCCAACATAGCAAGAAAGCAGTATAG